One genomic segment of Podarcis raffonei isolate rPodRaf1 chromosome 7, rPodRaf1.pri, whole genome shotgun sequence includes these proteins:
- the ECSCR gene encoding endothelial cell-specific chemotaxis regulator isoform X4, translated as MIALHFLMFFWLCDSVLLQESVPKKNGSFIQPSSAVSTGIYNGATSPTKGLLYVYTDFLTIPSPTEEKSAALTVAATDKQKPQHPIVSYSCSDAEAAVGKKNVMLVSMKDLNISNSQGAAKCITHEN; from the exons ATGATAGCTTTACATTTTTTGATGTTTTTCTGGTTATGTGACTCTGTTCTTCTTCAAG AGTCTGTGCCCAAGAAAAATGGAAGCTTCATCCAGCCATCCTCAGCAG TTTCCACAGGTATATATAATGGGGCCACCTCTCCCACGAAAGGTCTCCTGTATGTATATACAGATTTTCTCACTATCCCTTCCCCTACAGAAGAAAAATCAGCAGCACTAACAGTGGCAGCAACTG ATAAACAGAAACCTCAACATCCGATTGTATCTTACAG CTGCTCTGATGCTGAAGCTGCAGTTGGCAAGAAAAATGTCATGCTGGTCTCCATGAAAGACTTAAACATAAGCAACAGCCAAG GTGCTGCAAAATGTATTACACATGAAAATtga
- the ECSCR gene encoding endothelial cell-specific chemotaxis regulator isoform X1, translating into MIALHFLMFFWLCDSVLLQESVPKKNGSFIQPSSAVSTGIYNGATSPTKGLLYVYTDFLTIPSPTEEKSAALTVAATGVISFIAILVVIVIILVCVVSLRFRCHHCKNVEDKQKPQHPIVSYSCSDAEAAVGKKNVMLVSMKDLNISNSQGAAKCITHEN; encoded by the exons ATGATAGCTTTACATTTTTTGATGTTTTTCTGGTTATGTGACTCTGTTCTTCTTCAAG AGTCTGTGCCCAAGAAAAATGGAAGCTTCATCCAGCCATCCTCAGCAG TTTCCACAGGTATATATAATGGGGCCACCTCTCCCACGAAAGGTCTCCTGTATGTATATACAGATTTTCTCACTATCCCTTCCCCTACAGAAGAAAAATCAGCAGCACTAACAGTGGCAGCAACTG GTGTTATCAGCTTCATTGCCATTCTAGTGGTGATTGTAATTATCCTGGTCTGTGTGGTCAGCCTAAGATTCAGGTGTCATCACTGCAAAAATGTGGAAG ATAAACAGAAACCTCAACATCCGATTGTATCTTACAG CTGCTCTGATGCTGAAGCTGCAGTTGGCAAGAAAAATGTCATGCTGGTCTCCATGAAAGACTTAAACATAAGCAACAGCCAAG GTGCTGCAAAATGTATTACACATGAAAATtga
- the ECSCR gene encoding endothelial cell-specific chemotaxis regulator isoform X5 encodes MIALHFLMFFWLCDSVLLQESVPKKNGSFIQPSSAGVISFIAILVVIVIILVCVVSLRFRCHHCKNVEDKQKPQHPIVSYSCSDAEAAVGKKNVMLVSMKDLNISNSQGAAKCITHEN; translated from the exons ATGATAGCTTTACATTTTTTGATGTTTTTCTGGTTATGTGACTCTGTTCTTCTTCAAG AGTCTGTGCCCAAGAAAAATGGAAGCTTCATCCAGCCATCCTCAGCAG GTGTTATCAGCTTCATTGCCATTCTAGTGGTGATTGTAATTATCCTGGTCTGTGTGGTCAGCCTAAGATTCAGGTGTCATCACTGCAAAAATGTGGAAG ATAAACAGAAACCTCAACATCCGATTGTATCTTACAG CTGCTCTGATGCTGAAGCTGCAGTTGGCAAGAAAAATGTCATGCTGGTCTCCATGAAAGACTTAAACATAAGCAACAGCCAAG GTGCTGCAAAATGTATTACACATGAAAATtga
- the ECSCR gene encoding endothelial cell-specific chemotaxis regulator isoform X6, translating to MIALHFLMFFWLCDSVLLQESVPKKNGSFIQPSSAEEKSAALTVAATDKQKPQHPIVSYSCSDAEAAVGKKNVMLVSMKDLNISNSQGAAKCITHEN from the exons ATGATAGCTTTACATTTTTTGATGTTTTTCTGGTTATGTGACTCTGTTCTTCTTCAAG AGTCTGTGCCCAAGAAAAATGGAAGCTTCATCCAGCCATCCTCAGCAG AAGAAAAATCAGCAGCACTAACAGTGGCAGCAACTG ATAAACAGAAACCTCAACATCCGATTGTATCTTACAG CTGCTCTGATGCTGAAGCTGCAGTTGGCAAGAAAAATGTCATGCTGGTCTCCATGAAAGACTTAAACATAAGCAACAGCCAAG GTGCTGCAAAATGTATTACACATGAAAATtga
- the ECSCR gene encoding endothelial cell-specific chemotaxis regulator isoform X2 — MIALHFLMFFWLCDSVLLQVSTGIYNGATSPTKGLLYVYTDFLTIPSPTEEKSAALTVAATGVISFIAILVVIVIILVCVVSLRFRCHHCKNVEDKQKPQHPIVSYSCSDAEAAVGKKNVMLVSMKDLNISNSQGAAKCITHEN, encoded by the exons ATGATAGCTTTACATTTTTTGATGTTTTTCTGGTTATGTGACTCTGTTCTTCTTCAAG TTTCCACAGGTATATATAATGGGGCCACCTCTCCCACGAAAGGTCTCCTGTATGTATATACAGATTTTCTCACTATCCCTTCCCCTACAGAAGAAAAATCAGCAGCACTAACAGTGGCAGCAACTG GTGTTATCAGCTTCATTGCCATTCTAGTGGTGATTGTAATTATCCTGGTCTGTGTGGTCAGCCTAAGATTCAGGTGTCATCACTGCAAAAATGTGGAAG ATAAACAGAAACCTCAACATCCGATTGTATCTTACAG CTGCTCTGATGCTGAAGCTGCAGTTGGCAAGAAAAATGTCATGCTGGTCTCCATGAAAGACTTAAACATAAGCAACAGCCAAG GTGCTGCAAAATGTATTACACATGAAAATtga
- the ECSCR gene encoding endothelial cell-specific chemotaxis regulator isoform X3 — MIALHFLMFFWLCDSVLLQESVPKKNGSFIQPSSAEEKSAALTVAATGVISFIAILVVIVIILVCVVSLRFRCHHCKNVEDKQKPQHPIVSYSCSDAEAAVGKKNVMLVSMKDLNISNSQGAAKCITHEN, encoded by the exons ATGATAGCTTTACATTTTTTGATGTTTTTCTGGTTATGTGACTCTGTTCTTCTTCAAG AGTCTGTGCCCAAGAAAAATGGAAGCTTCATCCAGCCATCCTCAGCAG AAGAAAAATCAGCAGCACTAACAGTGGCAGCAACTG GTGTTATCAGCTTCATTGCCATTCTAGTGGTGATTGTAATTATCCTGGTCTGTGTGGTCAGCCTAAGATTCAGGTGTCATCACTGCAAAAATGTGGAAG ATAAACAGAAACCTCAACATCCGATTGTATCTTACAG CTGCTCTGATGCTGAAGCTGCAGTTGGCAAGAAAAATGTCATGCTGGTCTCCATGAAAGACTTAAACATAAGCAACAGCCAAG GTGCTGCAAAATGTATTACACATGAAAATtga